A genomic segment from Halomonas sp. GD1P12 encodes:
- a CDS encoding circularly permuted type 2 ATP-grasp protein, which produces MTASVTPLPTAIGLVEGYIEQLGKGMPVPFDAMVDRHGQLRPGWPALLSCLDALGAPGRFRQQEDLKGLLAENGVIFNMHDEHQGRSWRLDPLPWVIQPGQWQTLEAGLVQRSRLFNAIYHDLYGPRTLFDAGLLPTQALLASTDFLLPAHGAHPADRAPINYHGVDVILDRDGRWRVVGDRLQAPSGTGFALENRILMARALPQMYRNAPLKRLASFLDAHHRTLTVLAYQHRDNPTVVLLSPGPQSPRYFEHAYLANYLNIALVQGQDLVVRESQLWLRTLGGLKPVDVVLRHCRDAECDPLELKGDSAIGVPGLLQAARTQGVALSNALGVGVLESEALTSYLPALCEHLLGEPLKLTAATADTASATMPVFDETLSTLSPATFNLRCFVARTPKSVTAPKATDEDYQVLPGGLGWLGEPGSPSLQSPVVKDVWVTADSAQPHVSQLKQARGPVVVTRDSEDLPSRVAECLYWLGRYGERLDSRARLLREALMRLMEYDQDDIADQVLDELLLALDLCDPKRADAAPPQGFGPKRAALLTQFDGRDPRALQPLFSQLLHNARSVRDHLGDDSWRVVHQLRQQFDAFDPNIDTSAARRACEGVFAQLAGFFGLCNETMPHHFGWRFMDIGRFLDRALGLLTLLKLTLNARPERRSALWEVVLATTDNFTAYRRRYRSELHPAAIIDLLLFDETNPRSVGYMLKRLHKQVERLPGSATPYRNAERRLLIQANAALHLADIDRLSHVNDTPEAQQALVQLLDELLAPLNALSDAISHSHFSHVERARLLVSVEVAP; this is translated from the coding sequence ATGACCGCCTCTGTGACGCCCTTGCCCACCGCTATCGGGCTGGTCGAGGGATATATTGAACAGCTAGGCAAGGGAATGCCCGTACCGTTCGACGCCATGGTCGACCGCCACGGCCAGCTACGCCCGGGCTGGCCGGCACTGCTTTCGTGCCTGGACGCACTGGGCGCGCCCGGCCGCTTTCGCCAGCAGGAGGATTTGAAGGGTCTACTGGCTGAAAACGGCGTGATTTTCAACATGCACGACGAGCACCAGGGTCGCTCCTGGCGGCTCGACCCGCTGCCCTGGGTGATCCAGCCCGGCCAGTGGCAGACCCTGGAAGCGGGGCTTGTGCAGCGAAGCCGGCTGTTCAACGCCATCTATCACGACCTTTACGGCCCGCGTACGCTGTTCGATGCGGGGCTTTTGCCCACTCAGGCGCTGCTCGCCTCGACGGATTTTCTGCTGCCGGCCCACGGCGCCCACCCGGCCGATCGCGCGCCGATCAACTATCACGGGGTCGACGTCATTCTTGACCGTGACGGCCGCTGGCGAGTGGTAGGCGACCGGCTCCAGGCGCCGTCGGGCACCGGATTCGCGCTCGAAAACCGCATCCTGATGGCCCGCGCTCTGCCGCAGATGTACCGCAACGCGCCGCTCAAGCGCCTGGCGAGCTTTCTCGACGCCCATCACCGTACCCTCACCGTGCTGGCCTACCAGCATCGCGACAACCCGACCGTGGTGCTTTTAAGCCCGGGGCCACAAAGCCCGCGCTACTTCGAACACGCTTATCTTGCCAACTATCTCAACATCGCGCTGGTCCAGGGGCAGGATCTGGTGGTGCGAGAAAGCCAGCTCTGGCTTCGAACCCTTGGCGGGCTCAAGCCTGTCGACGTGGTGCTGCGCCACTGCCGGGATGCCGAGTGCGACCCGCTGGAGCTCAAAGGCGACTCGGCGATCGGTGTGCCCGGGCTTTTGCAGGCCGCGCGCACCCAAGGGGTAGCGCTCTCCAACGCTTTGGGCGTCGGGGTGCTGGAAAGCGAGGCGCTGACGAGCTATCTGCCCGCGCTTTGCGAGCACCTGCTGGGTGAGCCGCTCAAGCTCACCGCCGCGACCGCCGACACCGCCTCTGCCACCATGCCGGTGTTCGATGAAACCCTCTCCACGCTGAGCCCGGCCACTTTCAACCTGCGCTGCTTCGTGGCGCGCACGCCCAAAAGCGTGACGGCGCCAAAGGCCACCGACGAGGATTACCAGGTACTGCCCGGCGGGCTTGGCTGGCTCGGCGAGCCGGGCTCGCCGTCGCTTCAAAGCCCGGTGGTCAAGGATGTATGGGTCACCGCCGACAGCGCCCAGCCCCACGTCAGTCAGCTCAAGCAGGCGCGCGGCCCGGTCGTGGTCACTCGCGACAGCGAAGATTTGCCCAGCCGCGTAGCGGAGTGCCTCTACTGGCTGGGGCGCTACGGCGAGCGCCTCGATAGCCGCGCCCGGCTCTTGCGCGAGGCGCTGATGCGGCTCATGGAGTACGACCAGGACGATATCGCCGACCAGGTGCTGGACGAGCTTTTGCTGGCGCTCGATCTGTGTGATCCCAAACGCGCCGACGCCGCACCGCCTCAAGGCTTTGGGCCGAAGCGGGCGGCGCTTCTGACCCAGTTCGACGGGCGCGACCCGCGCGCGCTGCAGCCGCTTTTTTCGCAGCTTTTACACAACGCGCGCAGCGTGCGTGACCACCTGGGCGACGACTCCTGGCGGGTCGTTCACCAGCTTCGTCAGCAGTTCGACGCCTTCGATCCAAACATCGATACCAGCGCCGCGCGGCGCGCCTGTGAAGGGGTATTCGCCCAACTCGCCGGCTTTTTCGGGCTGTGCAACGAGACCATGCCGCACCATTTTGGCTGGCGGTTCATGGATATCGGCCGCTTTCTGGATCGGGCGCTGGGGCTTTTGACGCTGTTGAAGCTGACCCTCAATGCCCGCCCGGAGCGGCGTTCGGCGCTATGGGAGGTCGTGCTGGCCACCACCGACAACTTCACCGCCTACCGACGGCGCTACCGAAGCGAGCTTCACCCGGCGGCGATCATCGACCTGCTACTGTTCGACGAAACCAACCCGCGCTCGGTGGGCTACATGCTCAAGCGCCTGCACAAGCAGGTCGAGCGGTTGCCCGGCAGCGCTACGCCTTACCGCAACGCCGAGCGTAGGCTCTTGATTCAGGCCAACGCCGCGCTGCACCTGGCGGATATCGACCGGCTCAGCCACGTCAACGACACCCCGGAAGCTCAGCAGGCGCTCGTCCAGCTGCTCGATGAGCTGCTCGCACCGCTCAACGCGCTGTCCGATGCGATCAGCCACAGCCACTTCAGTCACGTCGAGCGCGCGCGGCTGCTGGTCAGCGTAGAGGTCGCACCGTGA
- a CDS encoding alpha-E domain-containing protein: MLSRVAENLYWMARYIERAEDTARLLSVNSHLMLDLPRNLPLGWAPLIEMTGTLEQYRARFDHFDEQAVVHFLCADTENPSSILAALASARENLRTTRDVVPREIWEEVNHLYLSVADHAENGVSPRRRDTFLKNVIRSCQTLTGLIEGTLSYGPARTFIQLGRQLERADMTTRILDVRSASLLPQNPEELLPFENLQWMSVLKSLTAYQMYRQQVRLRVRGPDVLRFLLQDSHLPRAIACSLEILAHELQWLPRQDRVVATVSLVRADVVDADIQALAHSPSKLHAFVDELQVGFAKIHDTLSTTYFVNSEDVPRVTQSQSQSSFSGEQDND; encoded by the coding sequence ATGCTGTCACGGGTCGCTGAAAATCTTTACTGGATGGCGCGCTACATCGAGCGCGCCGAGGATACCGCGAGGCTTTTGAGCGTCAACAGCCACCTGATGCTCGACTTGCCGCGCAACCTGCCGCTGGGCTGGGCGCCATTGATCGAAATGACCGGCACGCTCGAGCAGTACCGCGCGCGTTTCGATCACTTCGACGAGCAGGCGGTGGTGCATTTTCTCTGCGCCGATACCGAAAACCCAAGCTCCATTCTTGCCGCGCTTGCCAGCGCCCGCGAGAATCTGCGCACCACCCGCGACGTGGTGCCGCGCGAGATCTGGGAAGAGGTGAATCATCTGTATCTGAGCGTGGCGGATCACGCCGAAAACGGCGTCAGCCCGCGCCGGCGTGACACCTTTTTGAAAAACGTGATTCGAAGCTGTCAGACCCTGACCGGGCTGATCGAAGGCACGCTGAGCTACGGCCCGGCGCGCACCTTCATCCAGCTGGGCCGCCAGCTCGAGCGCGCCGACATGACGACGCGGATTCTCGACGTGCGTTCGGCGAGCCTGCTGCCGCAAAACCCGGAGGAGCTTCTGCCCTTCGAAAACCTGCAGTGGATGAGCGTGCTCAAATCCCTGACCGCCTATCAGATGTATCGCCAGCAGGTTCGCCTGCGCGTGCGTGGCCCGGACGTGCTGCGCTTTCTGCTTCAGGATAGCCATTTGCCGCGAGCGATCGCCTGCAGCCTGGAGATTCTGGCCCACGAGCTTCAGTGGCTGCCGCGCCAGGACCGGGTGGTGGCGACGGTATCGCTGGTGCGCGCGGACGTGGTCGACGCCGACATCCAGGCGCTCGCCCATTCACCGAGCAAGCTGCACGCGTTCGTCGACGAGCTGCAGGTGGGCTTCGCCAAAATCCACGACACGCTCAGCACCACCTACTTCGTCAATAGCGAAGACGTTCCACGCGTCACGCAAAGCCAGTCGCAGAGCAGCTTCAGCGGGGAACAGGATAACGACTAG
- a CDS encoding circularly permuted type 2 ATP-grasp protein codes for MSQVNWNHYPCRDFFDELIAAPGQPRASALELCNMLARFSADELAERKTAAEIAIRTMGITFTVYSEGAMIDRAWPFDIVPRIISASEWRKTEAGLKQRVQALNLFIDDLYHDQKVVKDKVLPAEVLAQSVNFRPQCVGINPPHKVWAHICGSDLVRGGDGTLYVLEDNLRIPSGVSYMLENRNVTKRVLPELFASNKILPVDDYVAQLYDMLAAMSPRPGDDPQVVVLTPGIYNSAYFEHAYLAQQMGVELVQGSDLLVDDKDVVYMRTVEGRRRVDVIYRRVDDEFLDPEVFNPESTLGVAGLMRAWRAGNVALANAPGAGVADDKVVYAFVPELIRYYLDEEPLLPNVPSYLCMFDKDRDYVLEHLDELVVKPANESGGYGMLIGPRSTKETREEFAELIRANPRNYMAQPTLALSTTPTLAGGLPQPRHVDLRPFILSGPDIHVTTGGLTRVALVEGSLVVNSSQGGGSKDTWIVEVDELDPAHADQKGD; via the coding sequence ATGAGCCAAGTGAACTGGAATCATTACCCCTGTCGAGACTTTTTCGACGAGCTCATCGCCGCCCCGGGCCAACCCCGCGCCTCGGCGCTCGAGCTTTGCAACATGCTCGCCCGCTTCAGCGCCGATGAACTCGCCGAGCGCAAGACCGCCGCCGAAATCGCCATTCGTACCATGGGTATTACCTTCACGGTGTATTCCGAAGGCGCGATGATCGACCGCGCCTGGCCCTTCGATATCGTGCCGCGCATCATTTCGGCCAGTGAATGGCGCAAGACCGAGGCCGGGCTCAAGCAGCGCGTGCAGGCGTTGAATCTGTTCATCGACGATCTCTACCACGACCAGAAGGTGGTCAAGGATAAGGTGCTGCCGGCGGAGGTGCTGGCGCAGTCGGTCAATTTTCGCCCGCAGTGTGTGGGCATCAATCCGCCCCATAAGGTGTGGGCCCATATCTGCGGCTCGGACCTGGTGCGTGGGGGCGACGGCACGCTCTACGTGCTGGAGGATAACCTGCGTATTCCTTCCGGCGTCTCCTACATGCTCGAAAACCGCAACGTCACCAAGCGCGTGCTGCCGGAGCTTTTCGCCTCGAACAAGATTCTGCCGGTGGATGACTACGTCGCCCAGCTCTACGACATGCTGGCGGCGATGTCGCCGCGCCCCGGCGACGACCCGCAGGTGGTCGTACTCACCCCGGGTATCTACAACTCCGCCTACTTCGAGCACGCCTACCTCGCCCAGCAGATGGGCGTGGAGCTGGTTCAGGGCAGCGACTTGCTGGTCGACGACAAGGACGTGGTCTACATGCGCACGGTGGAAGGACGTCGCCGAGTGGATGTGATCTATCGTCGAGTCGATGACGAGTTCCTCGACCCGGAGGTCTTCAACCCGGAATCGACGCTCGGCGTGGCCGGACTGATGCGTGCCTGGCGGGCGGGTAACGTGGCGCTGGCCAACGCCCCGGGCGCCGGCGTCGCCGACGACAAGGTAGTCTACGCCTTCGTGCCGGAGCTGATTCGTTACTACCTGGACGAGGAGCCGCTTCTGCCCAACGTACCGAGCTATCTGTGCATGTTCGACAAGGACCGTGACTACGTACTCGAGCATCTGGACGAGCTGGTGGTCAAGCCGGCCAACGAGTCCGGCGGCTACGGCATGCTGATCGGCCCGCGCTCGACCAAAGAGACGCGCGAGGAGTTCGCCGAGCTGATTCGCGCCAATCCGCGCAACTACATGGCGCAGCCAACGCTTGCACTGTCCACCACGCCGACGCTTGCCGGCGGGCTTCCGCAGCCGCGCCACGTCGACCTGCGCCCCTTCATTCTTTCCGGCCCGGACATCCACGTGACCACCGGGGGGCTTACGCGGGTCGCGCTGGTGGAAGGGTCGCTCGTGGTCAACTCTTCCCAGGGCGGGGGGAGCAAGGACACCTGGATCGTCGAGGTCGACGAGCTCGACCCGGCCCACGCCGATCAAAAGGGGGACTGA
- a CDS encoding DUF3581 domain-containing protein, producing the protein MFKDFYTQRGDLVVISAEQASRFAKGVAGDYNPIHNPDARRFCVPGDLLFTLVLAKFGLSRHMEFRFTNMVAADTPLKFSEGDDGKLHVCDESGKCYLHVTRSGETTFEPDVIENFARCYVAFSGKNFPHYLKPLMEEHGVMFNPKRPLVIYDSMGFSLTRLDGFTPNLALTDSSLSVQGKRAEALLEFAIESAGESVGVGSKKLVVSGLCDYDDHQMSAIVDEFYRLKAAYEAA; encoded by the coding sequence ATGTTCAAGGATTTTTACACGCAGCGCGGAGATCTCGTGGTGATCTCCGCGGAGCAGGCAAGCCGTTTCGCCAAGGGCGTCGCCGGTGACTACAACCCCATCCATAATCCGGACGCGAGGCGTTTTTGCGTGCCAGGGGATCTTTTGTTCACCCTGGTGCTGGCCAAATTCGGGCTTTCGCGCCACATGGAATTTCGCTTTACCAATATGGTCGCGGCGGACACGCCGCTCAAGTTCAGCGAAGGAGACGACGGCAAGCTCCACGTGTGCGATGAAAGCGGCAAGTGCTACCTGCACGTGACGCGCTCGGGCGAAACGACATTCGAGCCGGACGTGATCGAGAACTTCGCGCGCTGCTATGTGGCCTTTTCGGGCAAGAACTTCCCGCACTACCTGAAACCGCTCATGGAAGAGCACGGGGTGATGTTCAACCCCAAGCGTCCGCTGGTCATCTACGACAGTATGGGCTTTTCGCTGACGCGCCTGGATGGCTTCACGCCGAATCTGGCGCTGACCGACTCTTCCTTGAGCGTTCAGGGCAAACGTGCCGAGGCGCTTTTGGAGTTCGCTATCGAATCCGCCGGCGAATCGGTGGGCGTCGGGTCCAAAAAGCTCGTGGTCAGTGGGCTTTGTGACTACGATGACCATCAGATGTCCGCGATCGTCGACGAGTTTTACCGGCTGAAAGCCGCCTACGAAGCCGCCTGA
- a CDS encoding transglutaminase family protein, with translation MKYTLRHTTRYHYGAPVTLCHSEARVLPRKAQYQQCGASTLTITPTPHYQAERRDVFGNRVLYFALEEPHRTLDVTVTTPINTWGMSPLPASSSGWEQVATLLDADPRFETQLYRMDSPFVRKSDALAAFAKQCFTPNRPIIEAAQALTAHVHAHFEYDPSFTTLATPLSEVLASRRGVCQDFAHLMIGALRSIGLSARYVSGYLETEPPPGKPRLVGADASHAWLALWVPEWGWLSLDPTNGTLAGERHPVLAWGRDYFDVAPLKGVMNGGGGHHLEVEVDVIPFKRSAG, from the coding sequence GTGAAATACACCCTTCGCCACACCACGCGCTACCACTACGGCGCGCCGGTCACGCTTTGCCATAGCGAGGCGCGGGTGCTGCCGCGCAAGGCGCAGTATCAGCAGTGCGGCGCCTCGACGCTCACCATTACGCCAACGCCGCACTATCAGGCCGAGCGGCGCGACGTGTTCGGCAACCGGGTACTCTATTTTGCGCTGGAAGAGCCGCACCGCACGCTCGACGTGACCGTCACCACACCGATCAACACCTGGGGGATGAGCCCGCTGCCGGCCTCATCGAGCGGCTGGGAGCAGGTCGCGACGCTGCTGGACGCCGACCCGCGCTTCGAGACCCAGCTCTACCGCATGGACTCGCCCTTCGTGCGCAAAAGCGATGCACTCGCCGCCTTCGCCAAACAGTGCTTCACGCCTAATCGGCCGATCATCGAGGCGGCCCAAGCGCTGACCGCCCACGTGCACGCCCATTTCGAGTACGACCCGAGCTTCACCACGCTCGCCACGCCGCTTTCCGAAGTGTTGGCCAGCCGGCGCGGGGTTTGTCAGGATTTCGCCCATCTGATGATCGGCGCGCTGCGCTCGATCGGCCTTTCGGCACGCTACGTCAGCGGCTATCTGGAAACCGAGCCGCCGCCGGGCAAGCCGCGACTGGTGGGCGCCGACGCCTCGCATGCCTGGCTTGCGCTGTGGGTCCCGGAGTGGGGGTGGCTGTCGTTGGACCCGACCAACGGAACGCTGGCCGGCGAGCGCCACCCGGTGCTCGCCTGGGGGCGCGACTATTTCGATGTAGCGCCGCTCAAGGGGGTCATGAACGGCGGTGGAGGGCACCACCTGGAGGTCGAGGTCGACGTGATCCCGTTCAAGCGCAGCGCCGGCTAG
- a CDS encoding putative zinc-binding metallopeptidase: protein MQTFSCGCGNPLFFENTRCVACESEVGWCPSCRAIVALDPLEQGGYQCTTAGCDAHLTKCHNYAVENVCNRMVVTATVEDAPMDQASDNGFTSHTSSADTTGIDVLGSDPLCDCCRHNDMIPDLSVEGSRERWAALEAAKRRLFYTLDLLKLPHGATPQESHVPLRFSFMADALPDQGLWRSVAGQQKVYTGHTNGLITINVKEADAVERERLRVDMNESHRTLIGHFRHEVGHYYWDLLVKDQDEQACKAVFGDHDNPTYSEALEQYYQQGAPQDWAERHISAYSTMHAWEDFAESFAYYLDMVSVLDTALHIGLSRAEYDGTLDSMLLAYHQVGQAVNELNRDMGLLDLAPAVLAPPVREKLDYLHTLIARAGTKESAPLDD from the coding sequence ATGCAGACCTTTAGCTGTGGCTGTGGTAATCCGCTGTTTTTCGAAAATACGCGCTGTGTGGCCTGCGAATCTGAGGTGGGCTGGTGCCCGTCGTGCCGCGCCATCGTGGCGCTCGACCCGCTCGAGCAGGGCGGCTATCAGTGCACGACCGCCGGCTGCGACGCGCACCTGACCAAGTGCCACAACTACGCCGTCGAGAACGTATGTAATCGCATGGTGGTGACGGCCACGGTAGAGGATGCGCCGATGGATCAGGCATCCGACAACGGCTTCACGAGCCACACTTCAAGCGCCGATACCACCGGTATCGACGTACTCGGCAGCGACCCGCTGTGTGACTGCTGTCGCCACAACGACATGATTCCGGATCTGAGCGTCGAGGGCAGCCGCGAGCGCTGGGCCGCGCTGGAGGCGGCCAAACGGCGGCTTTTCTACACGCTGGATCTATTGAAGCTGCCTCACGGCGCCACGCCCCAGGAGAGCCACGTGCCGCTGCGCTTTTCGTTCATGGCCGACGCCCTGCCCGACCAGGGGCTCTGGCGCTCGGTGGCGGGCCAGCAGAAGGTGTACACCGGCCATACCAACGGGCTGATCACCATCAACGTCAAAGAGGCGGACGCGGTCGAGCGCGAGCGCCTGCGGGTGGACATGAACGAATCCCACCGCACGCTGATCGGCCATTTCCGTCACGAAGTGGGCCACTACTACTGGGATCTACTGGTCAAGGATCAGGACGAGCAGGCGTGCAAGGCGGTCTTTGGCGATCACGACAACCCGACCTACAGTGAAGCGTTGGAGCAGTACTACCAGCAGGGTGCGCCGCAAGACTGGGCCGAGCGCCATATTTCCGCCTACTCCACCATGCATGCCTGGGAGGATTTCGCCGAAAGCTTCGCCTACTACCTGGATATGGTGTCGGTACTCGATACGGCGCTGCACATCGGCCTCTCCCGCGCCGAGTACGACGGTACGCTGGACAGCATGCTGCTGGCCTATCACCAGGTGGGCCAGGCCGTGAACGAACTCAATCGAGACATGGGGCTTTTGGATCTGGCCCCGGCGGTTCTCGCCCCGCCGGTGCGTGAAAAGCTCGACTACCTGCACACGCTGATTGCGCGCGCAGGCACCAAGGAGAGCGCGCCGCTTGACGACTAG
- a CDS encoding DUF2126 domain-containing protein — protein sequence MTIRVALHHRTTYRFDRAVALSPHVIRLRPAPHCRTHIEAYSLDISGDDHFVNWQQDPFGNFNARVVFPTPRRELTIAVELIAPMTVINPFDFFLDDIAQTAPFVYPDGLKGELGPYLEAEAPGPKLAQWLSEVDKTPITTVDFLVAINQRLQRDISYLVRMEPGVQSCEETLTLGSGSCRDSAWLLVQIFRHLGLAARFVSGYLIQLVPDVKALDDGPSGTEVDFTDLHAWTEVFLPGAGWVGLDPTSGLFAGEGHIPLAATPTTGSAAAITGFSEKCEVSFDVEMRVERIHEDARVTKPYSDAQWANIVALGDQVDAELQKQDVRLTMGGEPTFVSIDDMESPQWNIDALGAHKRERAEALLTRLQAAYSDGGVVQQQQGKWYPGEPLPRWALACYWRKDGKPLWRDPKWLACMADAPSVHANEMLAKSFTHALAERLGLEPRFWIPAFEDAYYYLWKEQTLPVNIDPREANLKDDAERRRLARLLERGLGAVVGYALPLRHSVSQSHRWETGRWPIKRDHLYLTPGDSPMGLRLPLSALPWADPDDQPKAQSVFAPRAEIGDIHGEVARRHAEQHRFSSAERFGQSTHTSSSHPEGESVQQQPNAEEDRGKGVVHTSLCVEPRDGRLHIFLPPLTHLEHYLDLLGSIEECAKELGCPVMIEGYAPPRDPRLESFMITPDPGVIEVNIMPAASWQTLVAQTERLYEEARLSRLGTEKFMLDGRHTGTGGGNHVTLGGITPDDSPFLRRPDLLASLVTYWQHHPSLSYLFSGLFIGPTSQAPRVDEARHEALYELEIALSQMPVGEVVQPWLVDRLLRHLLTDLTGNTHRAEFCIDKLYSPDSDSGRLGLLELRGFEMPPHARMGLMQMLLIRALVARHWKAPYRARPVRWGSALQDRWMLPHYLWEDLSDVLGDLRHHGFHFELDWFEPFRAFRFPVHGRLTTSTLDIELRQAIEPWHVLGEEATAGGTARYVDSSVERLEVKVSGMSDERYIVTCNGRRVPLKATGRSGEAVAGVRYRAWQPPSALHPHIPIHAPLVFDVIDTWNERSVAGCTYHVVHPTGRNFEHFPVNAFEAEARRLGRFIPGGHTHGFQMPDAELPSHELPLTLDLRRRPS from the coding sequence ATGACCATTCGCGTTGCCTTGCACCACCGTACCACCTACCGCTTCGATCGCGCGGTGGCGCTTTCACCCCACGTGATTCGCCTGCGTCCGGCACCGCACTGTCGTACCCACATCGAGGCGTATTCGCTGGACATCTCCGGCGACGATCACTTCGTCAACTGGCAGCAGGACCCCTTCGGCAACTTCAACGCGCGGGTCGTGTTTCCCACGCCACGGCGCGAACTCACCATCGCCGTCGAACTCATCGCCCCCATGACGGTGATCAACCCCTTCGACTTCTTTTTGGACGACATCGCGCAAACCGCGCCTTTCGTCTACCCGGATGGGCTCAAGGGCGAGCTTGGCCCCTACCTCGAGGCAGAAGCGCCGGGGCCAAAGCTTGCCCAATGGCTGAGCGAGGTGGATAAAACGCCGATCACCACGGTGGATTTTCTGGTCGCGATCAACCAGCGCTTGCAGCGCGACATCAGCTACCTGGTGCGTATGGAGCCTGGGGTGCAAAGCTGTGAAGAGACGCTGACGCTGGGCAGCGGTTCGTGTCGCGACAGTGCCTGGCTTCTGGTGCAGATCTTTCGCCATCTGGGTCTGGCGGCGCGTTTCGTTTCGGGCTACTTGATCCAGCTGGTGCCGGACGTCAAGGCGCTGGATGACGGGCCCAGCGGCACCGAGGTGGATTTTACCGACCTGCACGCCTGGACCGAGGTCTTTCTGCCCGGTGCGGGCTGGGTCGGACTCGACCCGACCTCGGGCCTGTTCGCCGGCGAAGGTCACATACCGCTGGCGGCCACGCCCACCACCGGAAGCGCAGCGGCGATCACCGGGTTCTCGGAGAAGTGCGAGGTCAGCTTCGACGTCGAGATGCGCGTCGAACGCATTCACGAAGACGCCCGGGTCACCAAGCCCTACAGCGATGCCCAGTGGGCGAACATCGTCGCCCTCGGCGACCAGGTAGACGCCGAGCTGCAAAAACAGGACGTTCGCCTGACCATGGGCGGCGAGCCCACCTTCGTCTCGATCGACGACATGGAGAGTCCGCAGTGGAATATTGATGCGCTGGGCGCTCACAAGCGCGAGCGCGCCGAGGCGCTTTTGACCCGGCTGCAGGCCGCCTACAGCGATGGCGGTGTGGTTCAGCAGCAGCAGGGCAAATGGTACCCGGGCGAGCCACTGCCGCGCTGGGCGCTGGCCTGCTACTGGCGCAAGGACGGCAAGCCCCTGTGGCGCGACCCGAAATGGCTCGCCTGCATGGCGGATGCCCCAAGCGTTCACGCCAACGAGATGCTGGCAAAAAGCTTCACCCACGCGCTGGCCGAACGGCTGGGCCTCGAGCCACGCTTCTGGATTCCGGCCTTTGAAGACGCCTACTACTACCTGTGGAAAGAGCAGACGTTGCCGGTCAACATCGACCCGCGCGAGGCGAACCTGAAAGACGACGCCGAGCGGCGTCGGCTGGCCCGGCTTCTGGAGCGAGGCTTGGGCGCGGTGGTGGGCTACGCCCTGCCCCTTCGCCATTCGGTGAGCCAAAGCCACCGCTGGGAAACCGGGCGCTGGCCGATCAAGCGCGATCACCTTTATCTCACTCCAGGTGATTCGCCCATGGGCCTGCGCCTGCCGCTGTCGGCGCTGCCCTGGGCGGACCCGGACGACCAACCCAAGGCCCAGTCGGTGTTCGCCCCGCGCGCCGAGATCGGCGACATTCACGGCGAAGTGGCGCGGCGTCACGCCGAGCAACACCGCTTTAGCAGCGCCGAGCGTTTCGGCCAGAGCACCCACACGAGCTCGAGCCACCCGGAAGGCGAGTCGGTGCAGCAGCAGCCCAACGCCGAGGAGGACCGCGGCAAGGGCGTGGTGCACACAAGCCTCTGTGTCGAGCCCCGCGACGGGCGCCTTCATATCTTTTTGCCGCCGCTGACGCACTTGGAGCACTACCTGGATCTGCTTGGCAGTATCGAGGAGTGCGCCAAAGAGCTTGGCTGCCCGGTGATGATCGAAGGCTACGCCCCGCCCCGCGACCCGCGGCTGGAGAGTTTCATGATCACCCCGGACCCGGGTGTGATCGAGGTCAACATCATGCCCGCCGCCAGCTGGCAAACCCTGGTGGCGCAAACCGAGCGGCTTTATGAAGAGGCGCGCCTGTCGCGGCTCGGCACCGAAAAATTCATGCTCGACGGCCGCCATACTGGCACCGGCGGCGGCAACCACGTCACCCTCGGCGGCATTACCCCGGACGACTCGCCGTTTCTTCGCCGCCCGGACCTGCTGGCGAGTCTCGTCACCTACTGGCAGCACCACCCGAGTCTTTCGTACCTGTTCTCCGGGCTCTTCATCGGCCCCACCAGCCAGGCCCCGCGGGTGGACGAGGCGCGTCACGAGGCGCTTTACGAGCTCGAGATCGCCCTTTCTCAAATGCCGGTCGGCGAAGTGGTCCAGCCCTGGCTGGTCGACCGACTGCTGCGCCACCTGCTGACCGACTTGACCGGCAACACTCACCGCGCCGAATTCTGCATCGACAAGCTCTACTCGCCAGACAGCGACAGCGGGCGGCTGGGGCTTTTGGAGCTTCGAGGCTTCGAGATGCCGCCCCATGCGCGCATGGGATTAATGCAGATGCTTCTGATCCGCGCGCTGGTCGCTCGTCACTGGAAGGCGCCCTACCGCGCCCGGCCGGTGCGCTGGGGCAGCGCGCTTCAAGACCGCTGGATGCTACCTCACTACCTGTGGGAAGACTTGAGCGACGTGCTGGGCGATCTGCGCCATCACGGCTTCCACTTCGAACTCGACTGGTTCGAGCCGTTTCGGGCGTTTCGCTTTCCCGTCCACGGCCGGCTCACGACGTCGACGCTCGACATCGAGCTACGTCAGGCGATCGAGCCCTGGCACGTGCTCGGCGAAGAGGCCACCGCCGGCGGCACTGCGCGCTACGTCGACTCCTCCGTCGAGCGTCTGGAGGTCAAGGTCAGCGGCATGAGCGATGAGCGCTATATCGTCACCTGCAACGGGCGTCGCGTGCCGCTCAAGGCCACCGGGCGCAGTGGTGAAGCGGTGGCCGGAGTGCGCTACCGTGCCTGGCAGCCACCGTCGGCGCTGCACCCGCACATTCCGATTCACGCGCCGCTGGTGTTCGATGTGATCGACACCTGGAACGAGCGCAGCGTGGCAGGCTGCACCTATCATGTGGTTCACCCTACCGGGCGCAACTTCGAACACTTTCCGGTCAACGCCTTCGAGGCCGAGGCGCGCCGGTTGGGGCGCTTCATTCCTGGCGGCCATACCCACGGCTTCCAGATGCCCGACGCGGAGTTGCCAAGCCACGAACTGCCGCTAACGCTGGATTTACGCCGCCGGCCCAGCTAA